The genomic window AAAATTTCTGGACCAGTAAGAGCGAAACAAAAAGATAGTAATAGTATGATTTGTGCGAATATTTTCATTTTTATACCTCCAATTCTTTAAATAAACTTGCTGTTTGACGTTTATAAATACCAATCCCTGCAAATATAGCACCTAAGGCGGGAGCAAATACCCCAGGAAGAAACCCAATCACGAACGCAAAAGGAGTAACTTTAGCCCTCATGACATTTTCCATCATCATTGTTGAATTCTGCATTAAAGCTCCGTAATCAAGCCCATATATTTCCAACAAATATGCACAGAATAAACCGATAATCGTCCCGATAATTGAGCCGATTATTCCTATCATACAAGATTCTAGAATCATTGCCCGATAGATAAATCCTTTCGGTTCTCCCATGGCTAAACGAATACCAATTTCTCCGTATCGTCGAAGATTACCCATTAGTCCAGAATTCCAAAGCACTATGGCCATCGCAAAGACAAACAATCCGACAATGATAGAGCCAGCGGCATCCGCATAACCGAGCATTTCATCTAAACCATCCTGCTCACCCAAACTTAACATGATTGGAGCAAACTCATCCTCAGCATTACCAAAAGTTACATTAAACTTTTTGGCTGTCTCAACCATTTTCTTGTCATCATAAATCATATTAGAAGCGAAACCTAAAACATCACTGGCACCGTCAGGCATATCGAGCACAGACTGGATGTCTTTTATGTCTGCAATAATTGTTCCTCGATCCATAGCATTGATGCCAAAGCTAAGAAAACCAGAAACAATAAAATTAGCGAAGGCCATACTACCATTGATGGTTGAGGTTAATAAAGTAACGCTATCACCAATTTTAAGACCCAATTTGTTGGCAAACTGTTCGCTGATTAAAATCTCAAAAGGTTTCGTAGGTAGGGCTCCAGACACTAAACCTTGTTTAATCTTCATGATTTCTGATCCAACATTTGAACTAAAATCTATAGCCGTACCTACTACTGGTCCTTGCTTTAATGTTTCACCATTTTCATCTGGGACATCCAGTAAACCTCCAAATTGTATTCTAGTCATCCAACGAAAATCTGGATATGTAGTCTGCAGTTTTTCCAGTAACGGCGAGACCTCTATTAACGCTAAATCGTTAGGAACTTGGTCTTGGATTTTATAATAAGCGTTAGTCATAATGCGTACATGTCCAGTATTGAAACGTGCGCTGGTCTCTATCATGCCACCAATGCCACCTTCCATGAAGGTATACATAATAACTGCTAAGAACGCGCCCATTGTCACAATTATTATTGGTAGCAGACTACGCGAGCGGTCTCGCAGGATTCCTTTTAATAAGAATTTAATCATGTTATTTTCCCCCTTATTGCCTCGGTTGGATTTAGTTTTGCTATCTTCCTTGTTGGTAAATAGCTTACGATAGTAACAAGAATAAAAATTAGCAAAGTAGTCCCTATGATTAATTGTCCACTATAATAAGCATACAGACGGTCAGGGATTGCCATGCCAAAGTCATCGGCTGCTGAGTAAATAGACATACCCTTCACAGCGAAATAACGCAATAATGGATACCCCAAGATTGCTCCTGCAATAATAGCAAACACACCATTCAAGGCGCCTTCTATAGTAAAGATGGCAATAACTCTGTTACGCGTCATGCCCATGGCAATCATAGTTCCTATTTCTTTGCGTCTTCGAAAAACAGCCAGAACTTGAGTGTCAAAAATTGCTAGCATCGCTAAAAATAAAAGTAAGGCATACATTATTACAGCACCTGCTTGTTTAGTTTTTACTAGACTTTTC from Candidatus Margulisiibacteriota bacterium includes these protein-coding regions:
- a CDS encoding FtsX-like permease family protein, which produces MIKFLLKGILRDRSRSLLPIIIVTMGAFLAVIMYTFMEGGIGGMIETSARFNTGHVRIMTNAYYKIQDQVPNDLALIEVSPLLEKLQTTYPDFRWMTRIQFGGLLDVPDENGETLKQGPVVGTAIDFSSNVGSEIMKIKQGLVSGALPTKPFEILISEQFANKLGLKIGDSVTLLTSTINGSMAFANFIVSGFLSFGINAMDRGTIIADIKDIQSVLDMPDGASDVLGFASNMIYDDKKMVETAKKFNVTFGNAEDEFAPIMLSLGEQDGLDEMLGYADAAGSIIVGLFVFAMAIVLWNSGLMGNLRRYGEIGIRLAMGEPKGFIYRAMILESCMIGIIGSIIGTIIGLFCAYLLEIYGLDYGALMQNSTMMMENVMRAKVTPFAFVIGFLPGVFAPALGAIFAGIGIYKRQTASLFKELEV